The genomic segment GACAAAAGTCGGCCCTGCCCAATCAGAAGGATCCCGTCAGACACTGCTATACAAGCGTGAGACGAGCCGTGGGGCCCGACTTTTGTCCCTAAGGATCGATAGCGCCAAAAGGGACAAAAGTCGCGCTGCACTCTTGGGTTGTCGCCGGCGGGCGAGGTCGGCCTAGCGCCGGCAGAGGAGGGGCAGCAGCGCGAGCGCGGCTAGCAGCAGTGCGGCGGGCTCGGGCGCGGCGGCGGCTGCGCCGGGAGCAGGGGCCGTGGCGCCGTAGTTGTTACGCCAGAGCAGGTAGCTTGCCTGGTCGCCCATGCTGTCCCGCCAGACGGTGTAGTCGGCCGCGTTCACCACGCCGTCGGAGTTGAAGTCGCCGGCCAGGCCGGCGGCGAAGTCGGACAGGGTGACGAGGTCGTTGGCGTAGTCGTAGCCGACGAGGAACGAGCCCAGGCCGCCCGCGGTCGTGAGCCGCGCGCCCGGGGCGGCGTTGGCGAACTGGCCGGTGAGGGCCGTGGCGTCGAGGATCTCAAACACGTCGGACGCCTGCGGGGTGAAGCCGTCCGCCAGCGAGACCGACAGGTCGCCGCTGAGCGTGGCGGTCCCGGCGACCGAGAGCCGGCCGGGCGCTTCGCTGCCCAGTTGCAGGTCGAACAGGGCGTCGGCGGCGAGCGTGAAGCCGCCGTTGATGGTCAGGTTCTGGTCGCCGGATGCAGAGAGGGCGGCCTCGAGCTGCTCGGCGGTCAGGTTCTGGTTGGCCAGCACGAAGCCGTCGATCACGGTCCCCACCTCGCGGCCATAGATGGTGAACGTCCGCGGGCCGGCGCTCAGCGAGTAGTCGATGCCGGCGTTGAGCGGCGACACCACGCCGTCGAGCGACGCGAGGCTCGGCGACACGCGGTTCCAGGTCGCGGCGTCGCCCGGGTTGGCGTAGGTTTGCACCTCTTCGAAGTTGGAGGTGGTCGCGTGCACGTTGTTGGAGGAGCCCGAGGCCCAGAAGCTGTTGTTGCCGCCCTGGGAGGTGGAGGAGTCGCCGGGGATGGGCGAGTTGCTCGGCTCGGCGATCTTGGCGAACAGGTAGTAGGTCCCCGCCTGGGGGATGTCGATGGTCGCGGTGGCGGAGCCGCTGGCGGACGGCGCGGCGAGGCTCTCGCCGGCGATCATCACGATGCCGCCGCCGGTGAGGTCGGCGCCGTTGTAGGACCCGCCGGCGCCGGTCCCGTGCGTGGCGTTGCTGAACACGGCCCAGTCGGCGCCGAGCGACAGGTCCTCGGCCTGGATGCCGACGGCGCCGTTCACGCCGACGCCGCCCGCGGCGCCCTCGGGACGCACCACCGATCCGGCTGCGGCCACCACGCTGCCCACGACCGTGCCGCTGCCGCTCAGCGTCTTGCCGGACGCCAGGTTCAGCGGCCCGGAAGCGGACGCGACGTCGAGCGAGGCGCCGGCGGCCACGTGCACGCTGGTGGCGCCGAGCCCCGCGCCCTGCACGACGAGCTGGCCCTGCTCGACGACGGTGGGGCCGGTGTAGGTCTTGCCGCCGGTGAGCGCCAGCGCGCCGCCGCCGCGCTTGGTCAAACCGCCGACGCCGGATATCGAACCCGACACGGCGCCGGAATAGCCCGCGGTGTCGACCACGCCCCCGCCGGCGCCCAGCGAAACGGGCACGGCGATGCTGGGCGCGTCGAGCGCGTGGAACTCGCCGCCGTCGAACGACAGGCTCGGCGATCCGGCGCCGTCGGCCGCGACCGCGGCGGTTCGCA from the Posidoniimonas corsicana genome contains:
- a CDS encoding autotransporter-associated beta strand repeat-containing protein, with translation MNRAFATLLAVSLLGPAAAAQTLAFPEAEGFGRYATGARTNLSAASVYHVTNLNDSGPGSFRDAVSQSNRFVVFDVGGIANIESVVTVASNITIAGQTAPGGFTLYSDRISFTNSHNLISRHFAVRKGDPGVRDDAASIARGTNMIFDHMSITWGVDGTFDINHDSGHVIDDITIQNSIIAQGLDRLGHSTGGLMQPGEGGSVSVIKSLWADNVTRNPKVRFENEFINNVVYGYENAGYIMGDTSNADSYANVEGNYFIEGPVNGSSPFTSGTSRFHIYANDNWVDGDRDGVLDGSLNTSYPGADVVSTRHAFPTTAGLTAQQAVSHVMANAGPNITRDAVDARLMQEVGSYGTLGGVIQRETDLFPGFGSDPVYLNPRARLVDADYDGMLDNWESANGLSPTNPNDWKNVSRGYTSLEHYLNELGADGAPVASTGGAWTSAASWAGGVPTLADDATTDGAVTHSAGHAFARRLHAGAGLSVSGGTLDVFDTLYANGAVDVGGGVVSAGRVVMAASRQSGVIALSSGGVLRTAAVAADGAGSPSLSFDGGEFHALDAPSIAVPVSLGAGGGVVDTAGYSGAVSGSISGVGGLTKRGGGALALTGGKTYTGPTVVEQGQLVVQGAGLGATSVHVAAGASLDVASASGPLNLASGKTLSGSGTVVGSVVAAAGSVVRPEGAAGGVGVNGAVGIQAEDLSLGADWAVFSNATHGTGAGGSYNGADLTGGGIVMIAGESLAAPSASGSATATIDIPQAGTYYLFAKIAEPSNSPIPGDSSTSQGGNNSFWASGSSNNVHATTSNFEEVQTYANPGDAATWNRVSPSLASLDGVVSPLNAGIDYSLSAGPRTFTIYGREVGTVIDGFVLANQNLTAEQLEAALSASGDQNLTINGGFTLAADALFDLQLGSEAPGRLSVAGTATLSGDLSVSLADGFTPQASDVFEILDATALTGQFANAAPGARLTTAGGLGSFLVGYDYANDLVTLSDFAAGLAGDFNSDGVVNAADYTVWRDSMGDQASYLLWRNNYGATAPAPGAAAAAPEPAALLLAALALLPLLCRR